The DNA sequence accctcttagaggagttttctctgaagaaagttggtctctctcaggccagtgataagggtaaatttataactggataaccatttttccttccctttaattgtaacgttttatctctcctgcaatttaatattctttctatctttccttttcagcttgcgaggccatcaataatgtcaacaggcccaagaaaggggagtcaggccgtcagaagagggccaagctaaacaaggaccccaggagcaaacctgacggtccttcttttcttaagccccatgtcccggtggtcgagttgggggatgatgtggatcctccacttaaggcacattccttcaggcctaactggggcttcaggaggagcgatacggtggttggatccaccaaacacgctaaggattggtcgtaccattccatcactccccatgactttactgacattgttacggggagtgatatcgagactattgagcttctgggttctcaagcccaagctgcggtaactttcttttttctctttttctttgaatcctaattttctcgtatttcaacgaacttgtgctaactcatacatatttctttgcagagtaatacctacttccaggcggccctccaccaggctaggtcctagaagggtaactcagatgggtttgagaaggagatgaagaaatgggaagaGAGAGCCAAGGTCTTGGAGAAGAAGCcggacacgaagaaagaggagctggctaaggctcattccgagctggtgaaacttaggagcgataaggataagctcattgatgactacatggattctgacaagtttaagaatctcatggagattcatgatgagggtctttattccctacagtttactcagggatgggatgcggccgtaaaggcggtttctgagaagcacccgggcttagtcgaccctaaggactttataagtcccgagcaggctgagtcggaggacagcatagacgccctcttcaactcccctcagccagatgatcgcatcttggatcctaacactgcttctcctcccgcttctcctgcgaaggatgctgaaggcgctgataaggagcaagagaatgaaggctcccgcatggaggagtagtttttctattctgtaattttatccttaacttatgtctggacttttgtttgtattaaaacttattaccctccggggctattttatatgctactttccttatttgcattctctcctttatttttccgatactttaatattcaaacttggcttaatgggccacacaagtattatcacaactcaaacatccataggttgaaataatttcgaactcttcaatttcaagtctggttttccaaaaccttacataatatgggttcgaccctgatctataataataaaaatcctatgcaaataaagcttcaaggtgcttttaaacctacttgtcataatgacaagtgagaatcgtacttcgaccatcttacacgtagtaaaccttcaggttttgtgcgtgccaggttctcgggacttcaaaaccatccatagtctccagcttgtaggttcctctaccctgaacgctcttgactctatacggcccttcccaatttggggcaagctttcctttctgtccgacaccagaagcctctatttttctcaagactaggtcaccttgtttgaaaaacctctctttaacccttaggttgtagtagaatgaagctcTTTTTtggtattccactatctttgcatgtgcctcatctcgcacttcatcaattagatccagggataacctctgcccttcctcattttcttcagcattgaaagcctgaatccttggagaggaatgtgatatctccacaggaaccactgcttctgccccatatgccaacatgaaaggagttgctcctgtcgtgactctacaggtagtcctataggcccataatatgggaagtatctcatccacccaattatttcttgacttctcgatccttttctttagttcatccaggattatccgatttgctacctccgcttgcccattggcttgcgggtgagccacagaggtgaaccgtaactcaatttcattttcttcacaatacttcttgaattcctcattgttgaattgtgttccattgtcagtgacgaggatacggggaattccatatcggcacataatgttttcccacaggaattgtgcaacctgcttagttgtgatcttggccaagggtttggcttcgatccacttggtgaaataatcaatggcaacaatcagaaacttcctttgtgttgtggccatgggaaaaggccctaagatatccattccccacatagcaaaaggaatgggcgagttgatagaggtcagcatcttggggcattgtctaacaacaggtgcatgcttctgacagcggtcacatttcttcacgtattctttggcatcagccatcatttctggccaataaaaacctaaacgagttatcttatgagccaaggccctgccccccaagtgttgtccacaaataccttcatgcacttcttaagagccaagcgtgcctcatcgggcctgagacacctcaagtagggaaccatgaaagatcttttgtaaagaatcccatctatcaaagaataccttagtgcccgaacagttaacttccgtgcttcagttgcatcacttggcaaccaaccggtctgaatgtgagccttgatgggatcaatccatgacgtccccaagcctatgggagccactagcttaacatctatgcttcgtatcttcaaaacacggaagtacacacttcctgaactttcttcaatctcagacgaagcgaactttgatagcgcatctgccttaacattttcttcccttggaatgtgttcaacatgacattcattaaattgggtcatcacagcccttactaggcggacatacttagccatcgtatcatcccttgcctcaaattctccctttacctgggatatgatcaacttcgagtctccacggacctttaagtttttgactctaagtgtcccagctagaccaaggccagctatcagggcttcatactctgcctcattatttgtggttggaaagtctagcttcatagcatactcaattaagaacccatcagggctttgcaaaaccaatcctgctccactggagttcgtttttgatgccccatcaaaatagagaacccaatattctttatcatccttctctttgcccccatcatcgactcccttgtcttgaggtatggcatcttcctgccccccggcttcttggttgggtatggtacattccaccacgaagtcagctagtgcctgggcttttattgccgtacatggcttatacttgagatcgaactctcccagctctattgcccacttaatcaatctcccacttgccttcggactatgaatgatatttctcaggggctgatttgttagcacctcaatctggtgagcctgaaaataaggacgcagttttctcgaagccattaccaaggctaaagcgaatttctcaatagctgaataattcaactcagcaccatgcaaaattttgctgacatagtatacgggtttctggactttcaattcctccttaaccaacaccgcgctcaagacgctctctgaaacagccaagtacaaaaataaaacttcactcagaactggcttagccaacaacggggcctgggccatatacttctttaattcttcaaatgccttctggttttcctcactccatacaaagtctttgatgttctttagtgatttgaagaatgtcaagcacttgtctcctgacttggagatgaatcgccctagcgccgcaacccttcctgtgagcttctgaacatccttgatagtttttggtggttccatatccaggattgcctttattttattggggttagcctcaattcccctctttgagaccatcaatcccaagaattttccagatcctactccgaaagcacacttcgtaggattcaacatcatcttgtggtaccttaggacctcaaaagcttccctcaaatggggtatatgatcagtctttactagactcttgactaacatgtcatcaacatagacttccatagtcttaccaataagatccttaaaaattttattcaccaacctttgataggtggctcctgcattcttgagaccaaacgccataacaagataacaataaacaccaaagtcagtgataaatgatacctttggaatgtcatccttatgcattttgatctggttgtatccgctaaatccatccatgaaactcagcatctcatgtccagcagtggcatcaatcaaagtatcaattcttggcagcggaaaacagtctttggggcatgcatcattcagatcagtgaagtctatacacatcctccactttccattagccttccttaccattacaggatttgctaaccactccggaaattggatctcctcaatgaaaccaggctctaagagcttttctacttcctgttttatagcctcttgtctttccggggcaaatttttttttcttttgtttcactgtcttctggcttggatccacgtttagcttgtgagtaattaactccgggtctatgcctggcatatcagctgctgaccatgcaaacacatcactattttcttgcaaaaatttcactaactttcctctaaggggctcctctaatgtggctccaatggaagtcatcctctcaggattctcggggtctaaaggaaccaaaaccaattcttctgctggccttcctctattctcatcattttctcaaACATCCgtatcttcaataggaagaacctgccccccaactccatttgccctcaaagaggccacatagcagcttctagccattttttgatctcctctctcttctccaatcccgtttcaggtgggaaacttcatgactgaatggtaggaagaggggactgccttgaaggcatgtatccctattctccccatgatagcattataagttgaactagcctttaccaccacgaaatccagcatctgcgttgcttgccttggctccgtacctatggtggtcggcaatttaattatcccttccacaggacattctactccagcaaatccatatatcggcatgtcggttggtgtcaactgggagtcgttataccccatccttagaaaggtgtcatagagcaagatatccacagaagcaccattatccacaaggaccctcttaaccgggctatttcctattatcggtgttatgaccagcgggtcatcatggggaaacttcacaccctctaggtcggaatcatcaaaagccaatgttacttctgtcctggccctcttcggggcttcgccaacaatatgcataacctccctggtgtatgcctttctggaatttttggacaatcctgcagcagttggacctccaaagatcgtgtttatcacaggtcctcgagggcgtcgtggtcctccaaaaattgcatttataaccggccctctaggttggggattccgcccctgatcgtcttggtccctcctacgatcttcaaagttcttccttccattattgtttctgtcccctccatctccagtatacttgttcaaccttccttttcgaatcaaaaactcaatttcatctttcaattgcctacactcatcggtgtcatggccaacatccttgtgaaacctgcaatacttgctcttatctagcttggcgggatcagccttcaagggcttaggccagcgaatatctctatgtttctcaatctccatcaaaatctgacttctaggagcactcagcttagcgtattcagtgaacttttgcccaggtcctcccttcttgggggtcgaatcagggttttgttcggttctaggatatttgtccttagcgatatactccagatcagtttttcgcttcttgcctccagtgggctcattacttaccacggtcttcctcatgctttcttcaaccttgatatacttccctgccctctcttggagttgcaatatgttttcagggggacgtttcgccaaggacatcttgaaaaactcatccctagttccttgttgcagtgctattatggctaccttatcatcaaggtctgggacttttaaagcctcttttgtgaaacgattcaggtaatctctcaaggattccttagctccctgcacaatactcataagagatgctgaacttttctcatggactctcccgctgatgaattgcttaataaaagcctgacttaactctctgaacgatccaatagagtttgggggtaagcgactgtaccatctttgagccatacccgacagggtttgagggaaggcccaacacttaatagcgtcattcacgggttgcaggagcagtgcattagagaatgtcctgacatggttagcggggtctccggtaccatcataggctttgatagtgggcatcttgaatttccttgagatatgggcattcattatttcttctgtgaagggtggagttggatcatcagggtctccaaggggaaggagattgcttggatcagttcttggaaagacagcccttcttcgtaccggtccatccaggtctatgacaggagaaggatttctccccctaggaggcatcTGGGGTCTGatggcctggtgagcttccaagtcacgcctcagcctttggatctcagcctcatgagcccttatcctttcctgcacttcctggggattcgccccttgggtgcttcgagggcgttgccttccatcggccatcggctccttgcctggacgtctccttcttggggccacttcatcatccgaagattcgaaatctctctcagtgtaaggaccagaaaattcccgatcctcggggataggagccaaacctcgtatataagggggtgatttccctcgtgcttcacttcgcccagcatatccacttcctccaacctcggggtaaaggggcatcccataaggggggttagtggtaacaacagttgaatattcatacccgacgggtcgagaattcacaggtatatgtacttgttgaacttgaggattcgtacctcgaatagtcgggggagtcgtcccttgtggctgagattgagttgcccctatctgggtttccgcttgagtagatgcataagttgagtgggaaggaatctccacggttgacgaaatcacctgagttgtccctgatggtgttccctcctccagagcgctagttgttctccgtgttctcgccatggttgttgttttTTCCCATaaacggcgccaaatgttatggataaaaaactaaggttattatttgctgtatttattactaagattcgatagctcaaggcctttaatggctgctctcgtgtttcgtagcttaattctgcctttacgagatacctatgtatctctgtgaattagagaatcaagccaaaaaacgtagttctgatttgtggggtgagaccccttatatagacgttgagagtccttgaattggacttggtataggagacttggtgggcaagtctcataattagaatggactttggagtcctagatagtaggaaactgattccttatccttttaggtccccttgaggccaatctacaaggatctatatccccactaggacttatcttaatggctgttttcctcctttatttattaattacgaaattaataaataatcagggtttttgggccttctttcttccatcaggcctgatctggtccatcaggcctgatcaatgtgttgaccttcttggtctgaatgtcatacatcttcttattgggcctagcagcccacaccttgcaatatttatttatacaatcaggatttatttatccctatcataaCCACTCCTACCAAGGCCACTTTACTAGaatgcccttgcatgcaaatttgtTTTCAAGAAGAGAAGGGAGGAAAGGGTAATAGCATACTCCACTCACCAATTTGCATAAGTGTAATGATTTAACCTCAATCAAACTCACACTCAACCACATTCACTTCACTCCAACTCatctttttttttctctcttccCCCTCCCTctctttgctctcggccgaagtcccctccccactcccttccatcatttttccatcccatttctcatcttaCCTAGTATAATTCTcctacctacatttattttatatacttcccaagattTTTGTGaatgggagatgaagtttcatggttgcatgtgtagcttttgtgtgatctccaaagagaaactcttgattcttatgaatttaagagctctctatgagatacatttcatatatgttttaaaaaagtgttttatggagaaaccatgcctTAAAAAcatttgcatgctactgaaatttcactatataatcatgtttagccatgcatgctagttttaagatattaatatgatgatcaaccatgttgtgtatgctactcttctcgaaatcatgttttcatgtttaaaagtccataaattcgaattatttgtggttgaaatagattgtttccatgatatattgctTAATAATATTTAAGAGAAGATACATTTTATGATTATTAAGGTTGGATAATAGGTTCAAGTAGAATTTACAAGAATATAAACTCCATGTTTAGCCGAACCcatgttaagtgttttccatgagttgcatgttatatttttatttgcgtgtcggtgttctagggcatggatgatctccactcctgttgagacactattttagtatgttgatgcactaggttttctttggtaaaggttggatgcttggttaataagtgggagttaaggtggaaagggtttggtcagtgtttgcatttttccagaattttgcACTAGTTTGTGGGGAAGTTTTGATTGGGAATTTGTTATGCACTtggaggcccaagccaccagaagctagaaataggagtatataataggttttaggtgtttgttggaggtttgtaagacgtttggttaggtgcacgagtggaatcacaaaatctgtccagcagggaacagttttgttgcaacttagaaatatgaagatttgaccatgtcataggtaggccctcattaggtcctgttgggccttagttagagggagtgtcagaggagtttttccagccatagttcataggatttgtgttagaataatgtgtcacaagttagttcaattcaggaccttttctgccctgaaaaacaggggaaccatggactttaagcttaggcctagggaggcccaagtaGGCCCTTAAGCCACATCAAGTTTGAAAGTggccttatgatcagaagagtctagtgtgGAAGTTTTGGTTGTAAACctgtagtgtaagagtgtctaatgcacccAAAAAACCATatatgtcattctgaaatttaccatagtaagcaccttcacttaccacatagttttagagcacttatgagtgaggcctaggttgaccactatagtttcAAGATAGAATAAATCTAGTAGAGTGAAAgtcccaagtgagggtcaatagtatttggatggtttagtaaaggcacatcgagttaggaggccaaaatttggagattttgtctagtttagcgatcaagtgacctaagttgtggagcgagatcatccaagcctagtgttgcaatatggtgtgtgtgatattatttggtacttaaatatggtatgtgagtatatgaggctatgtgtactattatgtttataaggtgattataaattgcgtgcatataggcctaagtaccatttgtgtttaatttcgggttgtaaataggctgagttggtgagaatatattataatgaggttattattaattgtgtaggatctcgagacgagggtaaacttgccataaaggtcgagtaaagctttcagttgctcctacttgccagtccagtccagttcagccttctcaaggcaagtgattcaacctgcttttttgtttacactgcgaatgtgtgataacttgttcctatatatatgatgcgagcatcctgatttatcttgtcatacctgaaccaagtgattctcaaatttatcttcgtattatatacaaatgccatgaaccctcaagtatttattgcaagtagatcaaaagtcatagcatgctagtataccaaagtaattgtgatgcaaggataaaatagagatttgttataatactttattgatccttttgattaacatgctattgattcttgagaaatcttgatattggACCCTGATATTTTGATTTAACATTTTCAAGAACCTcaatagaaactttatcttgatacctaaaagccagtcattccttaaagtcgttcatgattgtttgaaaaccctatccttaccctaaagcttgataccctgttatactttgagctgatgatcacttcctttgtattttaatacctatatcatacctgaaaccagtaatgcttatcttcttgatattttaatacctataccgTATCTAAAActattgctttaagcctagtctggcattactctttcatattatcaaataaccttactaaatctccttgtcaaaatccttgtaaatagaaaccgttcaattaccctgatagagtaaagtctagtggatcatgaaCCTGAGATTTAGtggacatatttccagtgtttcaaagttgatctataatcccttgataaagatgtttactgtttaagaaatttattatcaatcggcatcagttttcaaaatgactaaaaatttggattttcagtcccaaagggggataaatgttttctttaaatagtggatctggactgagacgcaaatCCTCTCTACACTTAAATTGTAGGgttaaaagtttcctagggatcccattaatgttttagaacccagcgaggttcgggattacttcgcggctgatcaccggctgtaatccgtagcgtcataaaatggtttttgattaataaatgattttggaaatgttttgatacaaacaaatgatgccatcacccaaaagttcatctattattattattagatctatcttcacattgttattcttttaaatatatctcgatttatgttttgtaccgtattgtttaacacttgttgagcatttgcctcactacttgctttcaccctgatattaaagctggcagatatggttagattcaagcagacagcgcgtaagacttgtgatgccgattcgtatgttcgagctcaggtagttagtgattttgtgtataaggactcgatattggaatcaggttgtaatagttaatagtgttgggctgttccaaaccctaaactgtaagatcttggattcggttgtatttactttcttttatctattgtaatagttttatattatgtattgttaagttgggggtgtgacaatttATTACtgtattaaatatttacaaagaACAAACTCAAATTCTGGGTGGACATCTCCCACCTGCCAAACACGATCAACTATAGAACTACTATATCTCGCTAGATAGTGAGCTACGCTGTTCGCGGACCGTCTCACAAACCTTAACACAACGTTTTGACTACTTAGATCCGAGAGACAAGTTCTACAATCTGCAATCACCTTTCCCGGATAAGATAAACTAGAAAAGGAGCAGCGAATTAATTGCACAACTTAGAGACAATCAGTTTCAACCACCACATTACGATATCCCTTCATTTTTGTCCAACTTAGAGCCTCTCTAATGCCCAAAGCTTCTACAAATTCAGGAGTAACTCTGCCTGGGGAACACTTGGATATAGCTTCGACTAAAAAACCACTGTGATCACGAGTTAGAAAATTATAGCTGTAGCGTCTCGGGTCTTCAAAGATAGTTGCATCAACATTTATCTTAACACTATTGTCTGGTGGAAGGTGCCACTGTTCGTTACCATCATCTGATGATATAAACCCTAAAAAAGGACCGAAGTTTCTGTCTGGAACAACTCGCTATTGGTTAAGGTTACATGGATATTAATCACCTTCTTGTGTTGATGATCAAAGAGAGATTGCAACCAACCTGCAAAAGTGTTGTAATTAATTTGGGCTGAGGATGAAAAAGTAGTATCTGCTAGATTGTGACATTGGTCTGCAAAATTGCAAGAAACCAAAGCATGCATAACAGTCTTTGGAGCTTCATTACAAATAGGACACAACTCATTGACATTCACTTTTCTAGTTCGCAATAGATCTTTCGTGGGAAGGAACCCAGATGTTGCACGCCAGAAGAAGTTCTTGATCTTAGAAGGAATCTTAAGTTTCCATAATTTTTTCCAAAAGCCAGAATCATCAGCAGAGGAAGGACTCACTTTAGTATTCTGAATATGAACGTACGCACTCTTAACAGAGTACTGACCCATCTTCTCAAAATGCCAATACCAAGTGTCCTTATCATTCTCGTGGAGAGGAATAGACAAAATCAGCTCTGCATCTCGATCTTCAAATATGTCCAGAACAATCTCCTCATCCCAAGATCGATCACCAATTCATATTAGAGAAACAACTTTTTAGTTAATAATCGACTCATTGAAGGTGTGAATATAAGGATCCTCAGAAAATGGCAGCCAAAGAGAGTTAAGAATATAAATGTCTTGTCCTTCACCAACTCGACAAGATAATCCTTGATTAATTAAAGAGCTTCCAGAATACTACGCCAAATGTAACTAGGATTGGCACCTAGTTTAGAAGAAAGAAAAGAACCAATGGGGTAGTATCTAGCTTTATAAATTTTGCTCACAAGTTTGTTTGGTTGAGTTACCAGACGCATGCTTGTTTTCCAAGTAAAGAAATGTTGAAATCTCGTAAACGTCTAAATCCCATACCTCCCTTGCTTTTGTCTGAACATAGGCGGTCCCAACACATCCAATGGATATTTTTATCCTTAGTCACGTCTGACCTCCACCAGAACTTTGACATGGTCATCTCTAAGTCTTTGCAAACCTCAAGAGGGAGGTGAAATAAACTCATTGAGTAGCTGGGGAGAGTTTGACCAACTGATTTAATAAGAATTTATTTTCCTCCTTTAGATAAGCTTCGCTTGTCTCATCCTTTCATACAATCTTGCAGGTGTTCTTTAATGTAACCGAAAATTGCATATTTTTTACCCGAAATCATGTTTGGGAGGCCCAAGTATAAACTATTTTCATTCGCCTCACGAATCTGAAGATGATGGAACATCTCCAATTTAAGATGAGCACTGCAGTTGCGACTATAAAAAGCTGAAGACTTGTCAATATTAATTTGCTGGCCTGAGGCCTTCTCAAAGATTTCGAGCATATTTAACACTTGGGTATCACTATTTGTATCAGCTTTGCAAAAAATATAACAGTCATCTGCAAAGAACATATATGAAATAGAGGGAGCATTACGAGCTACCTTAATACCATGAATGAGACACTTTCTTTCAGAATCTTCTATCAAGGAAGTTAAACCTTTGATGCAGATTAAAAAGAGATAAGAATTCAAAGGATCTCCTTGACGGAGACCACGAGATGGAACAATATGACCAAAAATTCTTCCTGCATGTGACACTTGATAATTTACAGAACTCATACATGCCATAAATAATCGAGCAGCCTTCTCATTAAAACCCAACTTGGTTAAAACTGCTTCTAAATAACTTCATTCGACTCGGTCGTACGCCCTGCTCATATCAATTTTCAAAGCCATCCACCCTTGTTTGCCTTTAGTTTTGTGTTTCATAAAGTGCATAACT is a window from the Apium graveolens cultivar Ventura chromosome 1, ASM990537v1, whole genome shotgun sequence genome containing:
- the LOC141707268 gene encoding uncharacterized protein LOC141707268 — protein: MGQYSVKSAYVHIQNTKVSPSSADDSGFWKKLWKLKIPSKIKNFFWRATSGFLPTKDLLRTRKVNVNELCPICNEAPKTVMHALVSCNFADQCHNLADTTFSSSAQINYNTFAGFISSDDGNEQWHLPPDNSVKINVDATIFEDPRRYSYNFLTRDHSGFLVEAISKCSPGRVTPEFVEALGIREALSWTKMKGYRNVVVETDCL